ACAAGGACAGAAGGACGCCCCCGAGGACAAAAATGGCCGTTTTTTTCCGTGCTAAAAATACGGCCTACCTACGACGGAACTCGTGTCACATTATATTCGGTGAAGTTTGTTGCAAAGAAGTAGGCGGGGACTATTCATTGACTTAAATTAGTTATTAACGCTTCAAAATTCgggggatattaaaaaaaggatgcGTCTAATGGTGGTTTAAGGCCACAAAAAAATTCGGAAGAAAAATTATGCCTGAAAGAGTATTATTacacatttaattttgtaaaaaaatattatactgtGAAATATTACGGGCTAAAAGTGGTAATTTAACATGCTTCATTTTAGGGACTTAAATATTTAGCTAATCCAACTATATTAATccataaatattacattatgtaataatacaataaacagaatattttgaatattcaaattatttctatttttttatttcaaatattaaaataaactacaacttaaaaaaaaatccccatttaaatttaaaatgtgaaacaaataccttaaattgataataataatactaactCAACCACAACTTAACACATAGTTTCCCTGTTTTAgaataaaaatgccaaaaaaacatctaataatATTAAATTACCCACTACTTAAAAACATAGTTTAcctctttaaaataaaaacattaaaaaatatctacctTAATTTTTGTCTATCTTAGTCTCTGCTGTTTAATTGATTAGTCAAGGTAATTAGTCCCATATCTAGAGAATCCTCTGTAATAAAGCGCGCTAAATCTTTACAGGACCACCCTCACATGGGCCACAGCCAACAAATTCCCCACATACACCCAAGCCAAGATGGAAGACACGACCTTTGAGGATCTAAAGGTCAAACTAGGCTTCCCCTACCTCTACTGTCACCAAGGCGACTGCGAACACATTGTCATCATTACGGAtgccaggtaaaaaaaacaaaaacaaaataagaacaGCGCCCCCTTTTGGTcctcaaaaatatttgtctaacaGCGGTTGCGCTCAGAACAAATGGGCGTCAACTAAGCGAGTCACGCGGCAACGAATGAATGAACGCCGGTCAAACGTCATCAAGCGGTCGGAATCCCCAGTGAAAAGCCGCCTTCAAAGTCAAATCGACCAATGAAAAGCCGGCTTTGTTTGCAGGTTGACGCACAAGGACGACGGCCTGGACCGGACGCTGTACCCCATGCTCGTACATAAACATCGAATAGCGACGCAAAAGTGCGCCGTATGTTCTACTTTCATCGCCAGGTGAGGGAGTTAGGGGGCGTGGCCTATCTGTAGGTTGCCATTACATTTACATTGTGTGGGGAAACAAATGTGCCATTGTTTTTGAATTggtctaatgtttttttgtggttttttttaggtggtGCACAGTGGGCGACCAGTTGGCGCCCAGTCACCCGTGTCTTTTTTGCGACAAGTGTTTTCGTATGCTGCACTACGACGCCGACGGCAACAAGCTGGGAGAGTTTTTGGCTTACCCTTACATTGATCGTGGTGCTTTCAACTGatgtttttttggagggttttcCTTGTTTACGTTGCACTTTCTTTGGTACActttagttttttgggggggagaaaATCACAAAGTTAAAAGGGAGGGTGactttcatgcaaaaaaacaaaaacaaatatgcatCTTGAAGACAATTtcaacagttgtttttttttttgctggtatttttacttgattttttgttctatagtttttctatttttgacaAAGTCTGAATAAATAGTGAAATGTCTCGACTTAAATGGACTTTGTTACcaaattttaatcaaaaatcaATAGCAGATTGACGGCACAAAATGAACGCTTTtgccaaaatttgacaaaaacttTTAAATAGACTTTGTTACCAAGTTTTAAGCAAAAATCAATAGTATATTAACGGCACCAAATGAATGCTATTGCCAACATTTGACAAAAACGTTCACTAGCACTGTGCATTGCTAGTGATTTTCAACTggaacctgcaaaaaaataaacatccctCGGTCATAAAGTGATCAGGAAATTCTGCTAAAATCACGAATTATCCAAAATGTACTGAAAGTGCCCCAAAATTACccataaatatatgaaaaaagcaACTATACCAGACACTACATATTCTGGCATTAAACTTTGCTAGCAAAACATAGTTCACGAAATACTACTTTAGTAGACGATTTTATTTAACGCTGAAACAGATGAAACTAAAAAGGCACAAAAATAACTCTTATTtacacacaagaaaaaaagagcttTAAAAGACACTGTGAATGAACCGTTTCTGGGCACCGAgtgttctttttcttcttcttttctactACGGTCGGTAACTGTAAAAGCTTGCAAACGTATCGTTTGCTACTACGACTACCGAAGAACTCACGACTTGAAGCAGCGATTTGGACGACGACAACGATCAGGGGGGTGGTGCCAGTGTCAAGACCATAATGGGGCGGAAATGGGAGGTCAGGTGGAGGCTTCCTGAGaaacgggggtgctggagaagAGCAGATTCAACTGTGTTAGTTGGCGGAATATTAGggccacaacaaaaaaataagacaaaatgtGAATATGGTTTGAAGTATTAGTATGTGGGAAAAAAGAGTAAGACTAGTATGAAGTTAAAAagtaacaagttttttttctcacatataagccgcatttttcgctaaaaaatgacaattgaatcgagggtacggcttatatgcgcataaattagacttgacatgcaagaAATGCCACAACGCggtcattttcttcaaaataaagaaaacattaacatataaaacgcttaacaaaattaattttgacgtctatgaatgaaattcaagaaaagatAAACCGTATCtagcataaaacgtgaaaaaaacctGCCATTGGTCTCTCAGGGTGCAGCCATCTTACCTAAAGAtaacaaactagaccgctacagacccacttcctggttgtactgctcacatgacctcctttttaaaaaattctacgtgcagacaacacccTTTAGGAATGTGTAATCCAGCAATCGATTTCTACAGTATCTCAAAAATGccacatgcgatgattttttaaaagatttcagCTTCAAAATACCAAATTAGTACTCCctttaaaaccacaaatatggaggtgaaaattgtgaatcagagggTGGTTTATACACAAGAATttgaaaaattcaacaattttaaggcaattttaaggatgcggcttatatgcgagtatatATACGGTAGTACTTAAAAAACCCATAGCTTGTGTCAATCTAGGATGGCGTTTGCTAACGAAAACTCGCCATTTTGTGTGCATACTCAAAAACTACCTGAGATTCTCCACCATAGAAACATCTTCACGTGGCTCCGCCTTGTTTTCTTCAACGTTCTGATCTCCTTCGCCTGCTTTATCTGCaaaatccaaacacacacatgagCCCAGACATTCAACAAAAACCAAAGACAAGCACGGGGGAACATGTGACCACACGTGTTTTAGCTTCAAACCTCGGGAAGATCATCGTCATTTTCCGCCGATTAGCCACGCCTCCGCCTGAGAAAGAAATCTTTTCACGCGAGCTACGTATTCGGCGAGACCGTCGACTTTAGCATGTGGCATGATATTAACCTAATAAAGAAATCCTGTGACCTGCCAAAAAAAAGGGACGTCGTTTCCGGTTGTGTTTGAATGAATTTGGCCGACGGGCAGTTTGGTTTTTGACGGTTTCGTCTCCTTGGGTTCGAGTCAAGAGAAAAGCTCACACGCCATAGCACAATGTTTTAATGTATGGATTTGTGGGGGTGATTTGCTGGCTCATTTTTCACCGCCATTCTCACGGAGGTGGTTAATTTTGACATTTGTTCATTGCTAATTTCACAGCATGCCTATAATTTAAAGACAGACAAAAAGTACCCTGAAATAAGGTTGTAAAATGTTCCCATTTTTAACGAGCCTGTTaagagtatgtgtgtgtgtgttcttaagTTTGTTCAAAGGCACTGGTTGTCTTAAAACAAACTTAACGGTGACCAATCGCCAATGAAATGTGTGTGGTCAAATTGATTTCAGAAAATGTTACATATCTAATCCCATATAATGTGTAGGGATAATAAATAGTATGTGAACATACATGTAATGGATAAAGATTTTTGGCATTGGAAATGAAGGGGCCTTTTTTGCAGATAAACTCATAAATCATATTGTTGAATACTTAGTTattatgtatttaatatttatttgtgcatttccaGTTATTGACAACTTATTGTGTTGGCtgtctattatgttgactacttatgtacaactcatttattatttattgattatttatttgtccacTCCATGTtgttaactacttatttattacttgttgattatgtttttattatttattaatatgattatatttatttgtgcactctGTGTTTTTATCTACTTATTactttactacttatttattgtgtttattattatttatggattGTGTATTATAATTATCCATTCCAGCAatatctaggtctacattgtctttttctgtgtctttacttgctactgctacaaactcaattttccaaatacaggatgaataaaggctaatctaatctaattatttACTTGATGGAAGGACACATACCCGCCGGCGCTTGGTTCTCCTGCGCTTGCTCCGCCCTCTTCAGCGTCCCCTTCTTAGCCTCCTCGTGCTGTCGCTGCTCGGCCAAAGATCGGTTGAGCACCTTGCTGAGCGTACACTCTCCCTCGCCCACCAGGAACATGCTCTTGAACTTGTTGTACAGCATACTGGCTTTGTCCATCACGTCCTGGCTGGCTTTGAACCTGCGGATCTGGAGCGCGAGCCACCAACGGCGTCACGCGGGGGAACGCCACTGACTGACCGCTTGGGCCCGGGGCTCGGCGCGCCTTGCCTTCTTCAGGGTGCCGATCAGTTCGCCTTGCTTCTGTAGGTGCTGAGTGGTCACCTGAAGGGTGCTGATCTCATCCAGGGCATCCAAACACTTCTTTACGtcctaaaaaagacaaaaaatgccaCCACTCTAAAATTCTCTGCCCAGAtggccgtattttctggcatataggCTGTCTTAGTCGCTAAAAAAAACCAAAGTCGAACTCACAGGGTTGTCAATCTTTAGCGAAATCTTGATATCACTGTGAAGACGTTGAAGTTTGACATCTGTGGAGATTTCTGAGGGAGGAAAAATCAGTTTTAACTTTGGCGCCAGTTAGAAGATGAAAACCACGATGGGGAACTCACCCTTCTTTTTCATGCCAGGCCGCTCTTCGCTTTTCTTGGAGTCGTCCTTGTTTGCCCTTTTTTCGAAAAcagccagaagaagaaaaagatgtCGACATGACACCGAAAAACAGGCGAATTTTGACTGAAACAGTTCAATGTCCTTTTTTGTTGAGGTCTTACTCGTCTTTTCGTCGCCGTGCTTCCTTGTCCGTGTCTGCGTTTTGATGCTTTTTCCTGCCTTTGGTCTTCtaagaaagaataaaataaaaacgggttaacatgtttttttgttatgttaatgGTCCTTGTTTAAGtacttttcacacaaaaaaatatcataaatgaGTGCAAtgtaaaggtaaaaaaagattaatttatGCAAGCCAGATAACCAAAGTTTGTATAAGggactatttttaattttccatcaaaacttTAAAATTCATGTAAAATTGGTTGACCTCACAATCTGGCAACCTTGCTATTTTTAGTGgataccagattttttttctgtcactttAAAATTCAAGTGAAATTGGTTGACCTTAAAAATCTGGCAACCTTGTTATTTTTAGCATACCACATTTCTTTTCTGTCTTcaacctgcaaaaaaagatgtttttctaaCGCAATAAGGCTATCTTCCTCGCGATTGGCTTGCCTCGTCATCATCCGAGGCACCCGACGAGTTCCCGTCTTTGGaaggcttcttcttctttgcatCCGGCTCTTTGGCCTCGCCGTCTTTGGTCTTGACGTCCTCCTTCCTTCTCTTGTCGTCCTCGCCATTTTTGGACTTGTCCTCTGCCGCCCTCTTCCTCTTTTTGTCCGACTCTGAGCCGTCTCTGAGGAGGGAGGAAGACACaggagtcatttttttgctttcctgACTGACAGATTTGTATCTTTAACTGTTGTTGTCATGATCCGAAACTTGGATAATCTAACTATTTTAGTGTTTCTCCATTGGTAGTgattattttggagaatattaaTGATGTTTACATATCACTTCCCGAGCCCGGTCGCTCCTGATGCTGCAGCAGAAGCAACTTTTCACTTTTGGGCCTCCTGCCTCGTCGTTTTGGGGCATCCCCACCTGACAAAAACAGTTGTGAGTCACAATGGCGTTCTGTGTTGAATTATAGGATGTGCTAGGTTTATTTTTAACTAACCTGAAGGACTGACTGGACTTGCTGGGGGAGCTTCCGATGCGTCTGTGTCTTGCTCGCCTTCCATCTGatgaaaaacaatcaaaaaaatagtgtttaaaaaaataataatgtcattCACATGACTTGTAATAAAGTAAAATACCTTTCTTTTTCGTCCTCTCTTAGGTTTAGGTATTTCTGCCTGGGATGAGTCCTGAAAAAagtaatcattttaaaacatctaacaaaaaacatgtatttattcaagaaaaatagTGGTGAAAACATCTAAGGCCAAATCATGTAATACGACTACCTCTTGTGGCAAGATAAGACATTGCAGTCTATTTAAATTTCTTCACATACGCATCTTCACATATTTTTTGGATGACGTCATTCACGTAAAATTACTTTGCAGTATTCTAAAATGGGTAAAGTTTTTAACCTAGCATACAcataatgtaatattttcaaTTATGGGAATTGAACTAGATTAGATGCtgattgctaaaaaaataagcCACTCgtctctagaaaaaaaaaaaaaaaaaactacgtaCATCTTTGTTCTGAGGCCCCTGCTCGGTGATCATAGACTCTTcatcgtcgtcctcctcctcctcttcctcagtCTCCCTGCCTGGAACCTGAAAGGTTGGAGACAAGGGTCCACTTTGTGTGAAGCTCAAAGTTACCAACTATTATGTCCTACACTGAACCTACCACCAAGAAAACGTGAAATTAGGCTTTGAATTATTAATGACTCATTAACGAATCAGTCATCATAAACCTAATCAAAAACTATTTAGATAGTTGATTACCAACTTTTTGATgacattttctatatttagtcattttacgTGTACACTTACTTCCAATGAATTTGTTTCCTTAATCTCCGCcccctcttcttcttctaaaCCAGTGTCTGAATCCTTCTCAGACAAAGATTCTGTACAAATAggctagaaaaaaaattacaaaaatattagTGTAGAAGATAATATTTCTTACTTTTTTGTACACAACGAGGGATTCAAACCTTCGGTGCCGTCAACTCCACTTTGGGGTTGTTCTCAATCTCCCACAATCCTTCATTGAAGCCCTTCCTCTTGTTGGGTTTGGCGTACTTTTCCTTGTTGGGGTGGTAAGGGAAGATATCTTTGGGGCCCAGGAAGGCACTGTGGGGAATTTTTAGCACGGGTTAGCTTTTGAATACACATGATGAGACTCCTCAAAGCGGTTTGACCGCCATTTTGTGCCTTTTGTGGCCTCTAAATAGAGAATATTGGCTTAGTCACTCACGTTTCATGGGTACCAAAGAAAAAGATGGGTAACTTGATGTTGGAGGGTTTCACGGCACCGTCCGGGACTTCGTCGATCTGTCGGTGagatgaaaatattaatttttatatgaaaatttTACATGTGTTTTACATGTAAAGGCCAATTACTTTACATAGAACAGATAGTATTTAAGTATGTATATACTTGGCAAAGTATATGTTGTGGTACTTAGTAATGAATGTAATTGGACATGACAACCTTATGGTGGCTAAATTAACCaccattaagattttttttctgttttcaagtTTTCTGAGTAAATATCTCATTAAAATTGAAAGTCAAAACCTCAAAACATGTTATATTTGTAAAAGTTTGAAGCCTTGTCAGCTTTACACACTTACTCTAGCAGGCCAGTGTGGGTAGCCCTTCATTTTGGCGAAAATCAGATCACCAGGCTTCCAGTCTCCGGTCATTtctgtccacaaaaaaaaaaaaacacgaaacaGGAAGTTTTTGAGCCAGTCGTTTAGCAAACTGTGACAATACATGACAACATGTGGGTGCCCCTCCCCCTGAACACCACCATTTTCGTCCATTCATTTCCAAATTGAAGCACATTCAAAGCTCGTCGTTctatttttcacccaaaaaccaCCTTAATTACATAAATGCTCAAACGGCATCACGTGTGAGATAACGTACGTCAACAAACGCGCTAGCACCTAGCTAACCGTAGGTGGTTCGGTGCTTATAACGACGCAGCGGTTAAAAAACAGTGCCTGTCATATATTGAGAGCATGTGGAATATATAATGATAAGAATTATGAAAGTTATTTACTTgactgttgttttgttttaaagtcgTCCTCCCACGAAGCTCCTTTTCCGCACACAATCCAAACCACGTTCTGCCCTCCCGCGCGTAACGTCACCGGGCGGTACCACTTAGAATTGGGGGGGAAGGGgatatttttggaaaaatgttgatAAAAGTAGTAATGCCTACTTTACTCAAGGCGAATTAGCAAGTTACTTCCTAAAAATAccattgaatacattttattcaatttttattcaCGCATAGTTCATTTTGTCCATGTAAACATCGATTTGAAGTTGAAAGAATCGCCCTTTAAACTTGTTAAACTTGGATGAAGCCGCCAGGGGACCTTTCGTTGCCTAGATACACGTAGCCGTGACGTCATGACCACAATTTTATCATCTCGCCCTACTTTTTAAActgcaatataaaaaaaatccaatttgttTCGAATTTTTACagttctcaatgtttttttaagtatcagcaaattatttaaaaagtaacatGCGTATTTGGGATCACCATTAAGTAGACGCAGTCTTTTccatttgacacaaaatggacgTCTGGGGGCGTCAGTGGCAGCtaaaaaaatcttgcagtggtcTTAATGAACACGCTGACCTGTCTTTTGACTACTTTATCATTCTCCAGTGGATTCTCCTGTACATGCTGAAGACTTGCCAACAGTAAAATGGGGAAAGATGCCAATCCATGagcatgacacacacacacaacacacactccGGCTCAAGGACGCCATCGCTCATTCAAGTCCAGCAAAGGTGCCCTTCAACGCAGGAGTGCTTCAGTGGTCTGGAATCAATAAATTTAGGgagttatagattttttttcagcgtTAATATTTAGGTCCCGGACTTTAATGACCGAAAAGTTTTTCCGCAGACCCTCATGAAATTTAAATTCCTGCGGAGGGGCTTGATGAAGGGAAATTTGAAAACCTGTCAACAACATGGAGGAGGGAAATTAACATGGAGGACTCAAAATATGCCTGTATAAAATTCtcttttccctaaaaaaaaatgccagaaaaAAGTAGCTTCACAGCATGATAGCGAGGACGTGCTAACAAATGAAGACGAGACCCTCCGGATGTTACGCGGACGCCTCGTCTGTCGGGGTGAAGGATACGCGCTCAGTCATACGCCTGGTACACACTGTCATCCCCCTTGTCTAAGCGGGACCCCCCGCCAAGCTGGCTAGGCTCCAACGCAGAAGGTCTCCGACCCGGTGGGCAGGTGGGGTGGGGTTCTCGGTGTTATTCCTAGACCTGCCGGGCGCCTTTTGGCGTCAACCTCCTGGCCGTGACTGGGAGACAAGCGTCCTTCAAGTATCACCGGCATCCTTCATTGTCTTTAAAAGAGGCGCGGCCTAATTGCCAGGGGCCGCAAATGCCGACACGGCCATCTGCGGCGTGTTATTCTTATCGTGTGACAAATGCGCACTAAGTTGGGGTGGAATTCGGAGGAAGGCCTAAGCAACCCCGTAAATACTGACAGCAAGTTTTTGATACTGTAAAGGATTGCTATGTAAATCTATATTACAGTttagaaatgttattttatgatGAGtaagtacatgtatatgttacGAATGTTTTGGGACACTTTACCATCCGAATGCATGGTGAGGTGTCTCAAAACCTTTGATACTGGCTGTAGAAAATATTATTAGTACATGTGAAACACACTTTTTATCaccaattatatttaaaaatcaaagaatatacaaaacaaaaaatgtttacttttttctctttcagttttcaatataaaaaaataaaaatcaatgttttcctttttaattatcgaaaaaaatcatacaaatcAATAATGGtcccccttttttaattaaaaatgcaaaaatctaacaaaaaatatctataaaataaaaaacataaacaaatatttcctattGTAAGGCTGATgatgatttggaaaaaatataccTAGTATTGACCATCATAAAAGCtgtcaaattatatatatacatatatttttagattttacaaaatgatatttgaactaaaaagggaaaaatctgactaaaaaattacaattattgacttaaaaggggtaaaatcaggaaatatattatacatctatacttctactactacttcattttaatttgatcctaaaacagaaagtcggcactcatcattgaattttcggtccacacaaaatgatacagcggaccagatttggcccccgggccaccactttgacctCTAACCCACACTACCATTCCTTTCACATATCGTTTCCTACCTTAACACAACCTAAAAACTACTCACAATTGAGTCAAGAGCCTTTAAACAAGACCCACAAATCGCTGCAGTGCACCAAATTTTCCAAAGGAGGCGTCCGAGAACTTCTCGCTAAGCCATCAAGAAATCCCCCCCAACACCCCCCAACGTAAGACGGGATCGGTCGGGCCCTCGGACAGCGGGCGAGTGTACGAATGCAGGGGGATGACAGATGCTTCTGTCAGAGTTCCGACCGTCGCCGCTTTGTGGGAGTAGCGCAGATGCCCGGAGAAGAACTCCTCCCCCTTCtccgtcccccccccccacccccgacGTCGGGCCCCGAAGAGCGACTGACAAGACGCGAGCACTTCCGCTCAGCGGTCAAGCCACCGCGTCGGAGTGGTCGCCTCGACGGGGGGAGGACGGCGGCGAGGGGTTATAAATGGATGGGTCGCGGCGCGAGGACGGCGGAAGGGCTCGCTCGCGGCCAGACCGGGCGACGGGGGTCCGCGCCGGTCGCGCCCGCGAGGAAAGCAGATGTTTGGGCTCGGGGGCCGGCCAAGTTTGTCGAGCAACCTTCAGCCGCTTGGAGGTCGGCCCTTCGCTGAGGGGAGGGGGCGGGACCTTTTTTTTACAGGCAAACGCTTTGGAAAAGGTCGGTGCTGAACATGGAGGCcttggtgacctttgacctggctGCTGTTGGGCAATTTGGATGTTTGGATGCCAATGCTGAGGGGCAACCcaaattggtggacagccaatcgtagggagacaaaggacaattgTTCATGAGGACAGGCTAGGGGCGATTTATAGGGTGCCAAATTAGCATAGcatgaatattttgattttttttaataaatggattaaaagaactggattaaaagcccggaatattcagtttttatagatctaaaacaatgtttattttaactttttttatatatatttttagatttaaaaaaatgatttttgaagtaaaaactgaaaaaaatgattaaaaaatgacaattattgatttaaaaggggggaaatcaggaaatttaatatacatcgatactcttcatttgaatttgatcctaaaacacaaagtttgCACTCATGGTttatttcccgggccacacaaaatgatccgccgtcccagatttagcccccgggccgccactttgacacgtgtgttAAATAAAGTAACAGTTACAGTGTtagtattaatattttaatatacccctgctgtttaatatacctaggtatattaaatggggagTATATTAAACAACATAATACAGTagtagtttgttgttgttatttgtgcacttggtgAAGCTTTGAATCGCATTATAtgcttttataatgacaataaaagcatttaattcaatttagatt
This region of Stigmatopora nigra isolate UIUO_SnigA chromosome 6, RoL_Snig_1.1, whole genome shotgun sequence genomic DNA includes:
- the psip1a gene encoding PC4 and SFRS1 interacting protein 1a isoform X1, coding for MTGDWKPGDLIFAKMKGYPHWPARIDEVPDGAVKPSNIKLPIFFFGTHETAFLGPKDIFPYHPNKEKYAKPNKRKGFNEGLWEIENNPKVELTAPKPICTESLSEKDSDTGLEEEEGAEIKETNSLEVPGRETEEEEEEDDDEESMITEQGPQNKDDSSQAEIPKPKRGRKRKMEGEQDTDASEAPPASPVSPSGGDAPKRRGRRPKSEKLLLLQHQERPGSGSDIDGSESDKKRKRAAEDKSKNGEDDKRRKEDVKTKDGEAKEPDAKKKKPSKDGNSSGASDDDEKTKGRKKHQNADTDKEARRRKDEANKDDSKKSEERPGMKKKEISTDVKLQRLHSDIKISLKIDNPDVKKCLDALDEISTLQVTTQHLQKQGELIGTLKKIRRFKASQDVMDKASMLYNKFKSMFLVGEGECTLSKVLNRSLAEQRQHEEAKKGTLKRAEQAQENQAPADKAGEGDQNVEENKAEPREDVSMVENLSTPVSQEAST
- the psip1a gene encoding PC4 and SFRS1 interacting protein 1a isoform X2; its protein translation is MTGDWKPGDLIFAKMKGYPHWPARIDEVPDGAVKPSNIKLPIFFFGTHETAFLGPKDIFPYHPNKEKYAKPNKRKGFNEGLWEIENNPKVELTAPKPICTESLSEKDSDTGLEEEEGAEIKETNSLEVPGRETEEEEEEDDDEESMITEQGPQNKDDSSQAEIPKPKRGRKRKMEGEQDTDASEAPPASPVSPSGGDAPKRRGRRPKSEKLLLLQHQERPGSGSDIDGSESDKKRKRAAEDKSKNGEDDKRRKEDVKTKDGEAKEPDAKKKKPSKDGNSSGASDDDETKGRKKHQNADTDKEARRRKDEANKDDSKKSEERPGMKKKEISTDVKLQRLHSDIKISLKIDNPDVKKCLDALDEISTLQVTTQHLQKQGELIGTLKKIRRFKASQDVMDKASMLYNKFKSMFLVGEGECTLSKVLNRSLAEQRQHEEAKKGTLKRAEQAQENQAPADKAGEGDQNVEENKAEPREDVSMVENLSTPVSQEAST